GACAGAAGATAATCGGTAATGCCGAGGGAGAGGGGATATTCTGGACCGACAACCACCAAATCGACGCTATTTTCCTGGGCAAAGCGACTAATTTCGGCAAAATCCTCCATTGTTATCGGGATATTTTCACATTGAGGTAAAATTGCCGTTCCCCCATTACCCGGAATGCAGAACACTTGTTCAACTTCGGGTGATTGCAGCAGTTTCCAAGCCAGGGCGTGTTCTCGACCACCACTGCCGATAACGATAATTTTCACGGATAAACGCAGCCTAAATGACGATGGTTTAATTATCCCCTAGCTCCGGGGTGTCATTGGCTAGAAGTTGAGATTACTTAACTTTTTAATCCTCGCTCCCCACCTGTTGAGCAATAACCCTGGCCCTAGTCCTACGGAGGTGATCAGATAAGGGATTTGCGTAGGAATAATATCCCAGCCAGAAAATCGCTCTGTAGAAGAACCAGACCAGCCAGATGGCACATTATCAAAGCGCAAGTCCCTAACACCTCGAAGGCTCTCCCCCTACTTAGGGTGATCAGCAAACCTGAGCGATCGGAGGGCGCAAGCATTGCGCCCCTACAGTAACGGATTTTGTCCACAATGTAGGGGCGAACTGCGTTCGCCCAAAAGGTACATTATCAAAGCGCAAGTCCCTAACTGCTGTAAAGGAGTCAATTGTGATTAGATAGTAGATGCGCCCTTCTTAGGCTGTTCCTATTTTGGGTCATTCTACGCCATCGAGTTGGCTCTCTCGGACATTGGCTGAAAAATATTCACAATATTAGATTATGGGCGCAAGCAGTTCGATAAACTCACTGACCACGTTGCGTCCTTACATTGCACCCGGTGCGATTGAGAGAGCCAAGAAACATCGATTTTATCTGCTCTAAGTCCCCGTTAAACATCAATCTATCCTCTAGATTATTCGGAATTTACTCTAAGTATTTTTATTGTCTATGCCCTGTCATTTATCCCTCAATCAACTAGCTCAATTATTATCCTTTCAAGATAAAGCTGACATAAGTTTTAGTCCCGATATTTTAGTATCTGGCATTAATACTGATAGCCGTAGTATTGAGCCTGGACAAGCATTTTTAGCCTTAAAAGGTGATAATTTTAATGGTCATGATTTTATCGATATGGCTATCGAAAAAGGAGCGGCGACATTGATTGTCGATCAGCCAGTTTCGGTAAATTCCTCTAGTAATATTCCTGTATTCCTAGTCCAGAATACCCTAGAAACCTATCAGCAATTAGGCCATTGGTGGCGGAATCAATTTACTATACCCGTGATTGCTATTACGGGATCGGTGGGGAAAACCACCACTAAAGAATTAATCGCCTCCCTATTAGCAACCCGGGGAAAGGTACACAAAACCCTGGCTAATTATAACAATGAGATCGGAGTGCCGAAAACTCTCCTCGAACTGGATGAAACTCACGATAGTGCCGTAATCGAGATGGGAATGCGGGGACGAGGAGAAATTGCCCTGCTCGCTCAAATCGCCCAACCGACGATCGCAGTGATTACTAATGTGGGAACTGCTCACATCGGTCGTTTAGGGTCGGAAACGGCGATCGCAGAAGCGAAATGCGAGTTATTGGCCGAGTCTCCTTCTGGTAGTATAGCTGTTCTTAACTACGATCACCCTTTACTTACTGAAACAGCTAAACGGGTATGGCAGGGGGAAACAATTACCTATGGCTTCTCTGGCGGCGATATAGTCGGGGAATTACTGGATTTAACTACTTTACGAGTCAATGGACTAGATTTTAACTTACCTTTATCTGGTCGTCATCATGCTTTAAATTTTATGGCAGCCTTGGCTGTAGCGAAAATTTTAGGCATCGATTGGACTTCTTTGCAACAGGGAATTAAGGTTAATTTACCCAGTGGTCGGGCTAAACGTTACCAATTAGAGCCGGATATCCTACTCCTCGATGAAACCTATAACGCGGGTCTAGAATCAATGTTAGCGGCCTTGGATTTACTGAAAGCTACCCCCGGTCAGCGTCATATTGCTGTTTTAGGCACGATGAAGGAGTTAGGGTCTTTTTCGGAGCAATTACATCGTCAAGTGGGTGAGAGGGTGCAAAAACTAGGCATAGATCGCTTGTTTGTCTTGGTGGACGACCCCGAAGCTAAACTTATTGCTGAGTCCGCTACTGGGGTCGCTTGCGAATGTTTTCAAACTCACGCAGATTTAATTAATCGTTTAAAGGAAGTGATCGAGTCAGGCGATCGCATTTTATGCAAGGCTTCCCATTCCGTCGGTTTAAATCGGGTGGTGGAGGAGTTAATCAGTGATATTGGGGGTTAGGGAATAGGTGTTAGAGAATAGACCATTTTTTGGCAAGAATAGCCGATTAAAAACTGTTTTTTCGGGTATTTTAGCCCTAGTTTTCTTTTTTTCGGCCGTGCAAGTCTCTTTTGCTCAACAATCGAGACGACTGGAGACTTATCTCCCAGATCTCAGTGGTTTAGCTTGGGTGGAAGGAGATGTTTTTCTAGGGGTTCACGATGCCAAAAATAAGGGCAAAAACAGTGATCCATCTCAAGCAAGGCTGAGTCTTTTACAGCTACCTACAGAGGAAAAACCGCTATTCTGGCAGGTTTTAAGGGTAGATTGGCCAAATCCAGAGGGATTGAGTAACGATCTCGAAAGTATTACTCATATTCCAGAAACTAATTTATTTTTGTTGGCTGAAAGTGGCGAGAAAAAACCTTTTCAAAGACTGTTTTTAGCAGCATACAACCAGCAACAAGTCAAGATAGTTGAGCAAATAAATTGGCCGATCGCGGTGGAAAATGTAGAGGCGATCGCTGTTAGTCGGCAAGGCGATCGTTATCTATTTATCTACGCAGAACGGGCCGATAGTCAAGAGAGTACAAGGATTCGCTGGACGGATATCTCGTTCAATCCCTTAAAATTCGGGGAATTTCAGTCGGTAACTTTTCGGAGTCCTTTTGGTAGCGGTAAAAATATTCGCCCCATCTCCGATTTAGCCGTAGATAAGCAAGGTAATATCTACATAGCTTCTGCTTACGATCCAGATAATGCGGGAGTGTTTAGAAGTGCTGTTTACCGTATTGGTCAAGTTACAGCCGATAATAGCCTAATTCTTGCCCCTAATCCCCAAAAAATTGCAGAAATCGACGGTGCTAAAGTGGAAGCGCTGACTACCAGAGAATCTCCTAGAGGTGAAGTAGAAGTCTTTATCGGTACGGATGACGAGAATTATGGCGGTTTTCTGCGACCTTTGCTCTTAGATAATTAGGGTTTGCTGTACTGAATTTAAACTGCCTATGAGAATTTTTAGTACAAATGCTCGAACTTTCTCTCCTTGCTCCCTTCTCTCCCATAATTACTCGCAGCTAGAAATCCGCTAGACCGCAGCATAATTTGTGCTTTTTGTCAAAAAAACTTTTTTTTTGCAATAAAACTACACAAAAAAAAGATAATCGTTGTGGGTGAAATTGACTCATTTAGCTATCTTAATTAGGATCACCTTCTAGGTGTGGCAAGGGTTTCAACCGTTGCTGCCCAAAAAAGCACAGAAAAACCCATTATGAAATTCAGTAAAATCGCTGTAACCAGCATAACATCGTTGTTAAATAAAAATCTTTCTCAATTAATTTTTAAGAATTTGTAAATATTGCGGAATGTTAATTTAAATATTCTCAAGTTTGTGGAGTTAATCAATAATTTTTGCTTATCTTTGTCGGAAAATAGGACTCTTGCAAAAATTCAACATCTACCATTGGGTTAGGAGACAGTTATCAGTTATCAGTTATCAGTTATCAGATGTGAGTTTTTAGTTTATTGTTTACTGAAAAAGCTCCCCACACCCCACACCCTACACCCCACACCCTACACCCCTCTCCCTTCTCCCTGCTCCCCAATCCCTATTTTCCGTCTAAACTTTTGTATAGGGATGGTCTGGGAAAGTATGAATAACTCTTAGACTAATTAATTCGGGACTCACATCACAATATAGACTATGGCTTACTATTGGTTTAAAGCATTTCACCTGATTGGGGTAGTTGTTTGGTTTGCGGGACTATTTTATTTAGTACGTTTGTTTGTCTATCATGCGGAGGCAGCAACACAAACCGAACCCGCACAAGCTATTCTGAAAGCACAATACGAGATCATGGAGAAGCGACTCTACAATATCATCACCACACCGGGGATGATTGTCACCGTGGCCATGGCGATCGGTTTAATCTCCACAGAACCAGAAATTTTAAAATCGGGATGGTTACATATTAAATTATCCTTTGTGGCTCTTTTACTGCTCTATCATTTCTACTGTGGTCGCATCATGAAAAAGCTAGAAAAAGGGGAATGTAATTGGACGGGACAGCAATTTCGGGCCTTAAATGAAGCACCAACCCTGTTATTGGTAGTTATTGTCCTTTTGGCAGTATTTAAGAATCAATTACCCCTCGATTTGACCACTTGGTTAATTGTAGCTTTAGTGGTATTAATGGCAGTGACAATCCAACTTTATGCTAAAAAACGTCGCAAAGATCAAGAAAAACTTCAGCAAAATACTCTCCAAAAAGAAGAAGTAGCGACCATGTAAATTATCCTAATCCTTGCCTAGGTTTCTAGGATAACAGTTAAGAGTGGTTTGATAGCTGTGGGATGGTCTTTTTAGTCCATCCCAATTATATAGGGAGCAACCTTTAGCTTTTAGATTTTTGGCTTTTTGCTACTTTTGAGCTTATACAAAAACTATTTTTAATAGTGTGATGAACTGCCAAGCTATGGATTGTTTCTCCCACTTCCCACTTCCCACCATCCTATACCTTTTAAACAGGATTTAGTATAAACCTCTTGCGAACAGGAAACGCTATAAATAAAAACAATCTCCTGACTCCTGACTCCTAACCCTAACAACAATTTTTGATTTTTACAAGAGGTCCTATGAATAGTTGCTGGATAGATTGGGAAAAAATAACTAGAGATTTTCTGAGTTCTCGCAAGCTCAAGCAAGTGGCTGAATTGCGAGGATTCTATCGAGTCAATCCCTCTGGTATTCCTAGAATTCCCCCCGATTTAGAATTGAGAGACTACCAAAATACAGCGATTATCAGTTGGTTTCGTAATCGGGGAAGGGGAACT
This portion of the Microcystis aeruginosa NIES-2549 genome encodes:
- a CDS encoding UDP-N-acetylmuramoyl-tripeptide--D-alanyl-D-alanine ligase, yielding MPCHLSLNQLAQLLSFQDKADISFSPDILVSGINTDSRSIEPGQAFLALKGDNFNGHDFIDMAIEKGAATLIVDQPVSVNSSSNIPVFLVQNTLETYQQLGHWWRNQFTIPVIAITGSVGKTTTKELIASLLATRGKVHKTLANYNNEIGVPKTLLELDETHDSAVIEMGMRGRGEIALLAQIAQPTIAVITNVGTAHIGRLGSETAIAEAKCELLAESPSGSIAVLNYDHPLLTETAKRVWQGETITYGFSGGDIVGELLDLTTLRVNGLDFNLPLSGRHHALNFMAALAVAKILGIDWTSLQQGIKVNLPSGRAKRYQLEPDILLLDETYNAGLESMLAALDLLKATPGQRHIAVLGTMKELGSFSEQLHRQVGERVQKLGIDRLFVLVDDPEAKLIAESATGVACECFQTHADLINRLKEVIESGDRILCKASHSVGLNRVVEELISDIGG
- the hemJ gene encoding protoporphyrinogen oxidase HemJ; amino-acid sequence: MAYYWFKAFHLIGVVVWFAGLFYLVRLFVYHAEAATQTEPAQAILKAQYEIMEKRLYNIITTPGMIVTVAMAIGLISTEPEILKSGWLHIKLSFVALLLLYHFYCGRIMKKLEKGECNWTGQQFRALNEAPTLLLVVIVLLAVFKNQLPLDLTTWLIVALVVLMAVTIQLYAKKRRKDQEKLQQNTLQKEEVATM